One segment of Alnus glutinosa chromosome 2, dhAlnGlut1.1, whole genome shotgun sequence DNA contains the following:
- the LOC133860397 gene encoding NAC domain-containing protein JA2L-like, producing MLLPPGFRFRPFDEELIIQYLLKKVRGEELPWEGIHEFDIYGDKAPWEIFDDIVYGQEEEKHYLFTRLKKINKRVTRTAGCGTWHENSCNQIYDDQGQHVIGLNKQFCFNVKQESRMKKSKWIMHEFSLAGVLLEQCTTWVLCTVNKKGPVTKGGVKRCFEDVHVPHTIISTSVEAPTPCLESPQLLLGDGTQLRKRMRCDVQSDVLQASEIPLSLGSSQSEVTLSPNSVDFGEDNTETTDLETQMGCIATNDTADSEFYASELGMFASKSLLPQNFVDSGEDMGNNTQTTDLETHMGCLPSDDNNADSDFYALYGYLPPPSTPEREHLPLDTWKDICNDEFFRSLFA from the coding sequence ATGTTGCTGCCGCCGGGATTTCGTTTTCGGCCCTTTGATGAAGAGCTTATAATCCAGTATTTGTTGAAGAAAGTCAGGGGAGAAGAATTGCCATGGGAGGGTATCCATGAGTTTGATATATATGGAGACAAAGCCCCCTGGGAAATCTTTGACGATATTGTTTATGGTCAGGAGGAGGAGAAGCATTACCTGTTTACAAGGCTAAAGAAAATCAATAAACGCGTGACAAGAACAGCTGGCTGTGGGACTTGGCATGAAAACTCTTGTAACCAAATATACGACGATCAAGGTCAACATGTGATTGGACTCAACAAGCAGTTCTGTTTCAATGTAAAACAGGAATCGCGCATGAAGAAATCCAAGTGGATTATGCATGAGTTTTCCCTGGCGGGTGTCTTATTGGAACAGTGTACCACCTGGGTTCTATGCACCGTCAATAAAAAGGGACCAGTAACAAAAGGAGGGGTCAAAAGATGTTTTGAGGATGTTCACGTTCCTCACACCATCATCTCAACATCTGTTGAAGCCCCAACTCCATGCCTTGAAAGCCCCCAGTTGCTACTTGGGGATGGAACCCAGCTGAGAAAAAGGATGCGTTGTGATGTCCAATCCGATGTGCTTCAAGCCTCTGAGATTCCATTATCATTAGGAAGCTCTCAATCTGAAGTCACACTCTCACCGAATTCGGTGGATTTTGGGGAAGACAATACTGAGACCACAGATTTGGAAACCCAAATGGGCTGTATAGCAACCAATGACACTGCTGATTCTGAGTTTTATGCATCCGAACTAGGAATGTTTGCATCTAAATCTTTATTGCCACAGAATTTTGTGGATAGTGGAGAAGACATGGGAAACAATACTCAGACGACTGATTTGGAAACCCACATGGGTTGTCTACCAAGCGATGATAATAACGCTGATTctgatttttatgctttataTGGTTATCTCCCACCACCATCTACTCCAGAGAGGGAGCATCTGCCACTTGATACATGGAAGGATATTTGCAATGATGAGTTCTTTCGTTCTTTATTTGCTTAG